A stretch of DNA from Mucilaginibacter daejeonensis:
CGCGCTGCATCATGATGAACAGCGTTCTTTTCAGGTGCCAAAAGGCGAGGTAATTGGCCAAAAACCCATCCCACCAGCTAAAGTGATTACATAACAACAATATGGAGTGTCCCTCTTTAGGCTCGAACGGGGTCACCACCACGCGGTTGAACGCCTTGAATATGCGGTAGCGCATGTACTTAGCGAACCAGTCGCTCACGAACTTATTGCGTCGGTGTGGGATCATATATACTGGGTAAGGTACTCGTCCAATTGCGGGGTCACCAGCCAGTGGCCCAGTTCTACTTCATGTATATGCGCAAGCGAAGGATCGATCCTGTTCATAAATGGCATACCGGCACTTTTGGGGAAAAGCATATCATGCTTGCCGAACACGAAATGGCACTTGACCTTGTGCCGGTTAATGGCATCGGTTATAGCAACGGCATCGGGCTGCAGTTGTTTGATGAGGTTAAGCGTGTAATAAACATCCTGCCGTTTTTGCGGCGTGTCCATTTCGCTATGGGCGATCTTGTAAAGGCTTTCATCGATCACCCGTACCCTTTTCAGCCCTTTCAGCAAGCCCGGCGCGATCCAGCTACTCTTGGTCACGGTCTTGAAAAGGAACTTACCGGCAGCCCGGTGCATCAAAAAGTTGAACCCGGGGTAAATGAATAAGCCATCAGGCGCCATAAGTAGCACCTCATCCACCAGTTCGGCATAGTCCTCCAACAGCACCAGCGCCACATTAGCACCTATGGAATAACCCATGAGGCTGATGTGCTGCCGGCCATGTATCTCGAACCATTTTTCGAGATATTGACGGAC
This window harbors:
- a CDS encoding alpha/beta fold hydrolase yields the protein MGFLHLPQLGQLHYHEYGTGTRPMLAFHGYGMTGRQFEVLRRSVIPKYRVYSFDHFFHGQSRLEGWPEKQIVEGMPKALVRQYLEKWFEIHGRQHISLMGYSIGANVALVLLEDYAELVDEVLLMAPDGLFIYPGFNFLMHRAAGKFLFKTVTKSSWIAPGLLKGLKRVRVIDESLYKIAHSEMDTPQKRQDVYYTLNLIKQLQPDAVAITDAINRHKVKCHFVFGKHDMLFPKSAGMPFMNRIDPSLAHIHEVELGHWLVTPQLDEYLTQYI